In the genome of Halorubrum sp. CBA1229, the window ACGAGGGCAAGACCGCGATGCTGGTCGCGGTCGATGGTGAGCTGGTGGGCGTCGTCGCAGACGCCGACACGGTCAAAGAAACCGCGAAGGACGCGGTTAGCGCGCTCCAGGAGCGCAATGTCGACGTGATGATGATCACGGGCGACAACGAACGGACCGCTCGTGCGGTCGCGAAGCAGGTCGGTATCGACCCGACCAACGTGCGTGCGGAGGTGCTCCCAGAGGACAAATCCGATGCCGTCGAGTCCATTCAGGCCGAGGGGCGGCAGGCGATGATGGTCGGTGACGGCGTCAACGACGCCCCCGCACTCGCCGTCGCACACGTGGGTACGGCGATCGGGAGCGGGACGGACGTCGCCATCGAGGCGGCTGACGTGACGCTGATGCGGGACGATCCGCTGGACGTGGTGAAGGCGATCCGCATCTCCGACGCGACGCTGCAGAAGATCAAGCAGAACCTCGTCTGGGCACTGGGCTACAACACCTCGATGATCCCGCTGGCATCCCTCGGACTGCTCCAACCAGTTCTGGCTGCGGCGGCGATGGCGTTCTCCAGCATCTCGGTGCTGTCGAACAGCCTGCTGTTCCGTCGGTACACGCCCGACCACGATTACGAACTGTTGGGGAAGCTCCGGTAATCACGCGTCGTTCCAGTCCATCATGTCCAATATTTCCCGTCGTGCGGTGTACGCGTACCTCGTCGAAACGGCCGATACTGAGCCCACCTACCTCCGAGCGCGTGACATCGCCAGCGACCTCGACGGGTCGCCGAAAGCCGTCGCACAGTATCTGAGCCAGCTTCAGGACGACCTCGCCGACGTCTCGCTCGAACAGTGGGGTCGGTCGAAGAGCACAACGTGGCGAGTCGAGGTGGACGAGTCGTGAGCACTGTCACACAGCGCGTCGAAACCGTCCTCCCCGACACGGGGACTCGCGAGTGGTGGGCGCTGTATCTGCTTGCCCCGGTCGTCCTCATCGGCGCAGCCCTCCTCGCATTTCCAACGCTCGTCTACGATCGGTTCGTCTGGCAGTATCTCTGGGGGCCGGTCGTCGCCGACGCCGCCAGCCAGCCGGTCACGCACGAGGGGATACGGGCCGTCCGGGGGTATAATGCCGTGAACACGGTGACCTATCTCGGTGCAGTCGTGTACAGTCTTCCCGGCCTCCGAGCGTATCTCAACCACCTCGGTGTCACGCTCGACGCGCGACTCGCATACGGGTTCGCGCCGATAATCGTCGCCGGCGGGGCGATGCGTGCACTCGAGGACATCGGACTGCTCGGTGACTACGCGGTGTGGTTCATCACCCCGTCGATCTATTTCGTCGTCACAGGCGTCACAGTCTTCGCGCTCGGCCTTGGCACACTCGTGCGCGACAGAGGCATCGGATCCATCCCGGCGACGGTCGGCGTCGTAGGGACAGTCTGGGGCGTCAGCGCCGTCGGATTGGCACTCTGGTACGGACTCTCGACGGCGACCCCGCTTCGCCTGTGGGTCCCCGTCGCGACGACGGGAATCGCCCTCACCGTGACTGCTCTCTACTACTGGGGGACGAGCTTCGTCGACGTCGTACACCTCCGGCATCCACTCTTCCTGCTGGCCGTCTTCGGACAGACGTGGGACGCCGCACAGAACCTCATCGGCGTCACGTTCCTCGGCTACTCGCCGAAGCTGGTCATCACGAACTTCGTGTATCAAGCGACTGGCTTCTCCGGATCGACGTTCGTCCTCAAACTCCTCGTGACCGGCGGAATCGTCTGGTACCTTGCGGACGCGAAAGACGAGATGAACCACACCTGGTGGTGGCTCATGACGTTCTTCATCGGGGCGATCGGGATCCCGATGGGCGTCCGTGGGTCGCTCCGGATGATGCTCGGAGTCTAATACCTGAACGATAGGGAAACGGATGATTCCAAACCAATACACCACGGTAGTCGCCTCCGTCACAGAGCAGTGCCCAGCCGTCGCTAAGATCGCTGATAGTGCACCTCTGGGACAATGCAATAGCTGGTCCCTCGATCACCGGACGTTCCTACCATTACCGATACGATGAATCAGACACCGACAGTTGCGATACTGGGTGGGGCAATGGCTGGGTTAGCGGCTGCAGAAGGATTTCAGAGGGCTGGCTGTGACGTCGAGCTCTACGAACGCCAGACGTACAACGAGAAACGCGTCAACTGTGGCGAAGCGATGACCGCCGCCTCTGCAATCCCCCTCGAGAAGACCGCAGAAAACGGGTTCATTAATCCGCTCCCAGAGATGGAAGTCGAGGTGTACGATGGCGTCCAGCCGGGTCGTCAGTGTACTGGACGCGGGAAGTTCACTGCACCGGACGCCTACATCACCGATCGTAACGTCGTCGAACAATCGTGGGCAGACCGCCTGACACAGAGAGGGGTAGACGTCAACGAGAATCAGTCGATCACACCGGCTGAGTTATTCGAGTTCGCAGACGGATACAATGTCATCGTCGACGCCACTGGCCAGCCCTCGCTCACCAGCAAGGCACTACAATCGACCGGCGAATACTCCGGATACCTCGTCGCACTCAACGCCGATGTCGTGGGGGACTTCAGCGACGTATACCCCAACAGCCAGATTATACTCGAAAATTACACTGGATACACGTGGGCGTTCACGAAAACACCGAATCGCGCCAACGTTGGAATCGGATGGGCTGTCAGTGACCGCCCGGACGACTACATGGCAGCGTTCAAACGTGCCTGTGAGCGCAATGGATGGCCCACGCCGACACAGGAACGGACAAACGTCGCGATTATCCCGGAAGGCCCAAGCCTCGATCCCCAGCGAACCTATCACCCCGACCACTCTATCGTGCGTGTAGGTGATGCTGCCGGGATTGCAAACCGGCTTACGGGAAAAGGAATCTCACAGGCCATTCAATCGTCGTATCTCGCAGCGGAACTGGCGGCTGAGGATCGATTGGAAGCATATCCGGAACAGCTGTATCGGGAAATGAAACCTGAATACCTGCTGGCAACGGTTATTCGATACTTCACCGAGACACGGCAGCCACAGATCCTCGGTAAAGCAATTCAAGCCGGCTCTGGAATGGACATCGAAGCTGTCGATCGCTCGCCGCGGGACGTATTGATACAGCTCGCACGACACCCACGGTTATTTGTTCAAATCTTCGGGAAACGGAAGGTACTCCAGCGGGTCTATCAAGCAGCGACCGATCAGTGGGAGTACACTTCGATACCGAACGGTGAGAGTCCGATCTCCGATTCCTCTTTCTAGTATGATGAGAGTTGTATCGGTGATGCAGCTTCTCACTCATCGTCTTCTGCATCGACAGAGTACGACAGTGGGAGTTACGTGAATCAACGGTCAGGGGCGGAAGAGCGAGTAAAACCACGCTTCGGTCTCTGGATGGAGGCCATCGCATACTGCATGAACCGCCATAGCTACTGATACTGCAAAGACGGCGTGGAATAGATGCGCCGGGACTGACTCGGTTAACAATGCACTCACACCAATTACCGCAGAGATAGAGGCGCCGACGCCGACTCTGAAAAAGAAGGCACGCTGAATTACTAGAACTGTGTCCTGATAGAGAAGCACGTAACAAAGAACTGTGAGACCACTAGTGATGAGTGTCGGGATCAGCAGGAGCAGCATCGAACTCATTGCAAGTCACTTCCCGAATATCCCAGCCGAGGGTGGATGTACCCTAACCCAGCAATCAGAGCCGTTACACCGAGTATAGCACCTGTTTCGACAGTTACGAGAAGATCGTGTGGAAGCGGTGTAAGTGTTCCAAGATGGGCGAGCCCGAACAGTAAACTTACGAGCGGGACTCCAACAAGTAATCGACCGTACGTTCCCTCATACTGGTGCCAGATTCCGAGCGTTTTCGCGGCTGTGTATCCGGTACTCACGAGGATGATACCGGTCAGAAGGACGTTTGGAACAATTGGAACCATGGGGAGTCTACGTCACCCAACAAGAAGTCCGTTATCCACGTGCAGAGACGCACCCATCAGTCCGAGCTTGTTTGAGCAACTCTCATTACGGACTGTCAGAGTCATCGTGGTTACGGGACTCGGCCACAACTTCTCGCCATTTACCCCGATCCGGAAGGAACATCGGGACATTCTGCTGATACAGTTGGTAGTCCTCGCCGAACTTGTCGACCATGTCGCGTTCTTCCTTCCGAGCAAGCCACGCGAAGACCACGATGACAAACGGAAACAAACCGACAGAGAACACTGTTGGCCAGTGAATGATTCCTTCGCCGAACAAAGCGATGAACAAACCGGTGTACTGCGGATGACGTACGTAGCCGTATAGCCCGTCCGTGACAAGTCGATCATTCTGCCGAGCTCGATAGACCTGCCGCCATCCTTGAGCAAACAGTCCGATGCCGACGAGAGCCACGGCATAGCCGAGTAGCATCGAAACCAGCATTCCAGTCTCGCCGAAGCCGACGAGTGTCGACCAGAGATTCGTGCTGGCGGACTCGCGATCGAACCCGAAAAATCTGACTAGCAGATAGATCGTGAGCGGAAATCCGTACATCTCTGCATACAACGCGATGATAAACGCCTGCACCACACCTGCCCCGACCCACTCGCGCCAGCTATCTGGAGCAAAATACCGATAGAAGAACCAGGAAACCACGACGATAACGATTAGTGCGAGTCCCCAGGCTGCGGGGTTAGTAACGGAAAAATCGATTGCTGAAACCATCAAGACGTTCAGAGACATTCTATGGGTCGATTCTCTACCAGAGTAAATAACTCATCCTAGAATGTATCGGGCCCAGGGATACCGTTCCACGAGTGGTACACCATCAACCTTGTACTGTTCAATATACGCATCAAGACCGAGGATACGTCCTGCGCCGAAAGCGGCGACAGAGAGGAAAACGAGCATGTACGCGAAGTCCCCGTTGATGTAGCCGTGTGCGGTGTCCCAGTTCCCGAAGTAGAACAGTAGCATCAGGAACGCGCCCCAGAACGCGGCCAGTCGGGTGAGGAAACCCACGATCAGGCCGAGGCCGATGAGAACCTCGCCCCACGGGACGGCGATGTTGACGAAGTCGACGAACCACCCCGTCTGGCCCATCGAGACGAAGAGATCGGCGAGCGGACTGCCGTTCGCGGGCGGCGCATTCTGGAGGTAGCCGGCCGCGTTGAAACTGCCGGAAAGGACCTTATCTACACCGCTCTGGAAGAACGCGATCCCCATCATCAGTCGTAGTGCAAGGATGAACCAGACGCTCAGGGTGTGAAGCTTCCCGCTCGCCGTAAATCCGCCAATTGAGCTTTGTAGTTGGACTTCTTGTGATGACATACCGTAGACTGATTCGTGGGAATTATATAAAGATGCGTCTCCCCTCCGATTCACGTGAGGAGGTGCCACTGTTTTTCGAGAAGGAGCCGGCTCCGTAGTGTATCACATCCGGCAATCTTCAAGCTGTCTCGAGTTCGAGCGGAGAAACGGGGAAGTGTCCCTATTTTTGGGAGAGTAGCCGTCGGAGGACGAGATGAAGGATGCCTCCGTTTTCGACGTATCGAACGGCTGCAGGCGTACCGACCTGGGCAGTAACCGGGAATTCGACGGTCGATCCATCAGCCCGTTCTGCGAGGACGGTCAGCTCGTCGTTCACGTCTAACCCGTCATCAAGGCCACGGATCGCGACGATCTCCGAGCCGTCGAGGCCGAGCGACTCCCACGAGTCTCCCTCTTGGAACTGCAGCGGGAGGACACCCATACCGACGAGATTGTCACGGAAGATTCGTTCGTAGCTTTCGGCGATGGTAGCACGGACTCCCAACAGATCCGTCCCCTTCGCAGCCCAGTCACGACTCGATCCCGTTCCGAGTTCCTCGCCAGCGAACACGACAAGCGACGTGTCGTTCTCGCGGTAGCGACGACTGGCCTCGAAGACCGTCGTCTGTTCGTCCGTGGGGTTGTGAATCGTGTAGCCACCTTCGACGTCGTCGAGCATCTGATTCTCGATGCGGACGTTCGCAAACGTCCCGCGCATCATCACCTCGTGATTCCCTCGCCGAGCACCGTACGTGTTGAACTCGTGCGGTTCGACACCGCGCTCCACGAGCCATTCCCCAGCCGGTTGCTCGCGACTGAACGGTCCGGCGGGACTGATGTGGTCCGTGGTGACCGTGTCCCCGAGCAACAGGAGTGTGCGGGCGTCTTCAACGTCCGCCACGCCGGGTTTCTCCAGCGGGAAGTCCTTGAAAAACGGCGGCTCTCGGATATACGTCGAAGACTCGTCCCACTCGTAGACGTCACCGCTCGGCGCATCGAGCGCATCCCAGTGTTCGTCCCCCTCGAACACCTCGGCGTACTTCTCCTCGAACATCGCCGAGTCGACGCTATCGTGAACCGCCGTATGAATCTCGTCGGGGTCGGGCCAGATGTCTGCGAGGTAGACTGGGTCGCCCTCAGCGTCCGTTCCGAGCGAGTCGTGTTCGAGGTCGATGTCCATGCGGCCGGCGAGGCCGTAGGCGACCACGAGTGGCGGACTGGCGAGGTAGTTCGCCCGGATCTTCGGATGGATGCGTGCCTCGAAGTTGCGATTGCCCGAGAGGACACTCGTCGTCCAGAGGTCTTCGGCGTCGATCGCGCGTTCGATCGGCTCGGGCAGTGGTCCGGCATTCCCGATACAGGTCGTACAGCCGTAGCCGACCACGTTGTAGCCGAGGTCTTCGAGATACGGAAGGAGGCCCGATTCCTCGAGATATTGGGTGACAACACGACTTCCCGGAGCGAGACTCGTCTTGACGTACGCGGGGACGTCAAGCCCACGCTCGACAGCGTTGCGAGCGAGGAGTCCTGCCGCGAGCATCACCGAAGGGTTCGACGTGTTCGTACAGCTGGTGATGGCGCTAACTACGACGCTCCCGTGGCCGATTTCAGTCGTTTCGCCGTGTACGTCGACTTCGACCCGTTTGTCGAGGTCGCCGACGTCCGGCTCCGGAAGATCGGGGTCCGGTCGGTCATCGGCAGCGCTGCTTTCGCCAAGCCATCGGGTGAGCGCGTCCTCGTCGATTTCGTCCACTTCGTCTTCGAATTCACCGTGGACCAATCCACGGAAGTGCGTCTTCATGTCGTCCATCGGGACGCGGTCCTGAGGCCGCTTCGGCCCGGCGAGACTGGGTGTTATCGTCGAGAGATCGAGCTCGACTGTTTCGGTGTACTCGGGGTTCTGCTCGCCGAACAGCCCCTGGGCGTCGAGATATTCACGGACCAGTTCGATGTGCTCCTCGTCGCGTCCCGTAAGCTCGAGATAATCGAGAGTCGCCTCGTCCACCCCGAACATCGAGATGGTCGAACCCTGTTCGGGTGCCATGTTCGCGATGGTCGCCCGGTCCGGAACAGTGAGGTTCGACACGCCCGGTCCGAAGAACTCGACGAAGCGGTCGACAACCCCGACCTCGCGGAGTTGCTCGGTGACGTGGAGGACGAGGTCGGTCGCTGTCGCACCTTCGGGTAGTTCGCCGGTGAGTCGGACGCCGACGACCTCGGGGAGCTTCATCGTGATGGGCTGGCCAAGCATCGCGGCTTCCGCCTCGATGCCGCCAACGCCCCACCCGACGACGCCGATACCACCGATCATCGGCGTGTGGCTATCAGTTCCGACGAGGGTGTCGGGGAGCAGCCACTGCTCGCCATCACGCTCTCGGGCGTGGACGACCTGGCCGAGGTATTCAAGGTTCACCTGGTGGACGATCCCGGTTCCCGGCGGTACGACGCGGAAGTCGTCGAAGGCCTGTTGGGCCCACTTGAGCGCTCGATAGCGTTCGCCGTTGCGCTCATACTCCAGTTCGACGTTCTTCTCGTATGCGTCCTCAGAGCCGAAGTAGTCGACCTGAACGCTGTGGTCGATGACGAGATCGCACGGGATCTCCGGTTCGACGAGGGTTGGATCCTCGCCCTTGCGCTCAACCGCCGAGCGGAGTGCCGCGAGGTCGACGACGGCGGGAACACCGGTGAGGTCCTGGAGGACGACCCGCGACGGCGTGAACGGAAGTTCGACATCCGGCACGTCAGGCTGCCACGAAGCGACGTTCCGAACGTCCTCAGCCGTAATGGTGTCGCCGTCGACGTTCCGAAGGACGGATTCGAGGAGGACACGAATGCTAACCGGAAGGCGGTCCAGTTCGCAGAGGCCGGCCTCTTCGAGAGCGGTGAGATCCGCCATTTGATAGGCGTCCCCATCGAACTCGAATTCACGTATCGCATCGAAAGGATCAGTTTCGACCATGGAGTGAGCTACGCTTACCCAGCCCTTGAATTGTTGGCTCCGAACAGTCGGAAGACCCAGTCACTGCAGCACTTCATACAGCTGTCGCGAAGGGCCTTCGTTCACAGAATCCGGCTAAGCGCCTCCGTTATCGAGCGAACTCTGACGATACGGAGCCCCGATACAGCCACTTCTGTCGGTTCGTCCGCCGGAATGACCAAAGCCCGTGCATCAAGTCCTCGTGCTGCACGGGCTTTCGTCTCGATCTCCCCAACGGGAAGCAACGCTCCTTCGTCGTCGACGATTCCCGTGATGAGCGTCTCCGGTGTGAGTGACTGCTGGCGGAGGCTGGCGACGAGGGCGACCGTGAGTCCTGCTTCCCAGCTCTTCCCGCGAAGTGCGAGCACACTGTCCGTGGGAGAATCGAACGTGACGTGCGTCGCCGTTCCGGCCAGCGAGCTGTCGGTGAGCCGCGTGGCCGTCGCAATCGCTTCACGAAGCGCGAGCTGGAGGTCGTGGCGGACTTCGATTCCATTCAAATTCACGAACAACTCGCCCTCGCCGTCGGTGAACTCAAATGCCACCGGAACCATGAGGCCGCTATCGGAGCCGTCGACTGCTGGAAGATAGTACCGTGTTGTTGCGGGAAGTGTGGCCCCACCAGCGAGTGTCGCCAGCGACTGAAATCCCTCCCCCGCTCGCGTGAGACCGAAAACCGCACCGGCGCCCCCAAGGCTCCCCAGGCCGAGTCCGGCAAGAAACCCCCGACGCGACAGAGCCGTCTCTTCAATCCGGCCGATTACGTCGTGCTCCGTATCAGCCGACCGAGAGACGGAAGCGGGTTCGTCGGGTGGCATGGTAGTATGGTGACCGGCTACAGTTAGTATTCGTGTGAGTGAGTAACAGGCGGAGGGTAATAAAGGCTCTTCGCAGTGTGGACTTCGAACGGATACGCCTATTTTGACTGACTCTCACGTATGAAACGGTCGTTGTCACATATGCCGTCACAGTACCGGTCACTGGTCGGGTTGACTGTCGTAAGTAGCGTCGTGACCGGTATCGGCGTGTGGAGTGCCTATCAGTTCGAACTTGCCCTGCTTCAGGTGACGACCGCAAGCACGTGGACTCTTCTGGTTGGGCTCATCGAGGAGGCGTTCGTCCGTCTCATCCCTTTGATACTCGTTTTCTACGGCTGGAGCTACTGGCAAGGCGACCTCCTCTCGAAAACCGAGGGACTACTCGCAACCGTGGCCTCCGGTCTGACAGTCGCCTTCCTCGAACTGGTGCTCAAACTCGAATACCTGTCACGTCTCGAGGCGACAGCCCAGTTCGACTCGCTCGTGCTCCCGCTAGTATTCGTTCACCTACCGTTCGCACTCATTGCTGGGCGGTTCGCGTACGCGCTCGGCGAGCGGATTCATCATACCGACGAGGTAGGCTTACCGTCGCTGTCGCGACGAAATCTGGCGGTACTCGGTCTTGGATATCTCGGCCTCGCAGTACTCCATATCGGCTACAATCTACTTGTACGGTAGGAGGGGGAGCGCTGCTGAAACCGTCCGGGAGTGATTAGTGGTCGTCGCCGAGGGCGGTCGAAATCATTCCGTTCAGTTCTTCAAGCTTCTCGCGGACCCGATCGGGCTTGTCGGCCGGCGGATCCTCGAGGGCGACCGCCTCGTGGGGATCCGGTTCACCGACGATGACGCTCCCGATCATCCCGAGGCTCTCGTGGGGCGTGCAGTAGTAGTGGTAGACCCCCTCGGTCTCGAACGTG includes:
- a CDS encoding DoxX family protein; amino-acid sequence: MSSQEVQLQSSIGGFTASGKLHTLSVWFILALRLMMGIAFFQSGVDKVLSGSFNAAGYLQNAPPANGSPLADLFVSMGQTGWFVDFVNIAVPWGEVLIGLGLIVGFLTRLAAFWGAFLMLLFYFGNWDTAHGYINGDFAYMLVFLSVAAFGAGRILGLDAYIEQYKVDGVPLVERYPWARYILG
- a CDS encoding NAD(P)/FAD-dependent oxidoreductase, whose protein sequence is MNQTPTVAILGGAMAGLAAAEGFQRAGCDVELYERQTYNEKRVNCGEAMTAASAIPLEKTAENGFINPLPEMEVEVYDGVQPGRQCTGRGKFTAPDAYITDRNVVEQSWADRLTQRGVDVNENQSITPAELFEFADGYNVIVDATGQPSLTSKALQSTGEYSGYLVALNADVVGDFSDVYPNSQIILENYTGYTWAFTKTPNRANVGIGWAVSDRPDDYMAAFKRACERNGWPTPTQERTNVAIIPEGPSLDPQRTYHPDHSIVRVGDAAGIANRLTGKGISQAIQSSYLAAELAAEDRLEAYPEQLYREMKPEYLLATVIRYFTETRQPQILGKAIQAGSGMDIEAVDRSPRDVLIQLARHPRLFVQIFGKRKVLQRVYQAATDQWEYTSIPNGESPISDSSF
- a CDS encoding DUF63 family protein yields the protein MSTVTQRVETVLPDTGTREWWALYLLAPVVLIGAALLAFPTLVYDRFVWQYLWGPVVADAASQPVTHEGIRAVRGYNAVNTVTYLGAVVYSLPGLRAYLNHLGVTLDARLAYGFAPIIVAGGAMRALEDIGLLGDYAVWFITPSIYFVVTGVTVFALGLGTLVRDRGIGSIPATVGVVGTVWGVSAVGLALWYGLSTATPLRLWVPVATTGIALTVTALYYWGTSFVDVVHLRHPLFLLAVFGQTWDAAQNLIGVTFLGYSPKLVITNFVYQATGFSGSTFVLKLLVTGGIVWYLADAKDEMNHTWWWLMTFFIGAIGIPMGVRGSLRMMLGV
- the acnA gene encoding aconitate hydratase AcnA translates to MVETDPFDAIREFEFDGDAYQMADLTALEEAGLCELDRLPVSIRVLLESVLRNVDGDTITAEDVRNVASWQPDVPDVELPFTPSRVVLQDLTGVPAVVDLAALRSAVERKGEDPTLVEPEIPCDLVIDHSVQVDYFGSEDAYEKNVELEYERNGERYRALKWAQQAFDDFRVVPPGTGIVHQVNLEYLGQVVHARERDGEQWLLPDTLVGTDSHTPMIGGIGVVGWGVGGIEAEAAMLGQPITMKLPEVVGVRLTGELPEGATATDLVLHVTEQLREVGVVDRFVEFFGPGVSNLTVPDRATIANMAPEQGSTISMFGVDEATLDYLELTGRDEEHIELVREYLDAQGLFGEQNPEYTETVELDLSTITPSLAGPKRPQDRVPMDDMKTHFRGLVHGEFEDEVDEIDEDALTRWLGESSAADDRPDPDLPEPDVGDLDKRVEVDVHGETTEIGHGSVVVSAITSCTNTSNPSVMLAAGLLARNAVERGLDVPAYVKTSLAPGSRVVTQYLEESGLLPYLEDLGYNVVGYGCTTCIGNAGPLPEPIERAIDAEDLWTTSVLSGNRNFEARIHPKIRANYLASPPLVVAYGLAGRMDIDLEHDSLGTDAEGDPVYLADIWPDPDEIHTAVHDSVDSAMFEEKYAEVFEGDEHWDALDAPSGDVYEWDESSTYIREPPFFKDFPLEKPGVADVEDARTLLLLGDTVTTDHISPAGPFSREQPAGEWLVERGVEPHEFNTYGARRGNHEVMMRGTFANVRIENQMLDDVEGGYTIHNPTDEQTTVFEASRRYRENDTSLVVFAGEELGTGSSRDWAAKGTDLLGVRATIAESYERIFRDNLVGMGVLPLQFQEGDSWESLGLDGSEIVAIRGLDDGLDVNDELTVLAERADGSTVEFPVTAQVGTPAAVRYVENGGILHLVLRRLLSQK
- a CDS encoding isoprenylcysteine carboxylmethyltransferase family protein; translation: MSLNVLMVSAIDFSVTNPAAWGLALIVIVVVSWFFYRYFAPDSWREWVGAGVVQAFIIALYAEMYGFPLTIYLLVRFFGFDRESASTNLWSTLVGFGETGMLVSMLLGYAVALVGIGLFAQGWRQVYRARQNDRLVTDGLYGYVRHPQYTGLFIALFGEGIIHWPTVFSVGLFPFVIVVFAWLARKEERDMVDKFGEDYQLYQQNVPMFLPDRGKWREVVAESRNHDDSDSP